The genome window ATTCTGTCATTTCTGAGCATCTATTTTCTATGAGTATCTGAAATTTCTTATAAGTGAGGCAAGAGACAGGTTGGCAAGCCCACTGACTTCTGAGAGAAGACTATGAAATTATCCATGTGCTACGTTGCTTTGAAGCAGTCAATAAACTCAGCTACACTGACCCAATCTTTTTTCTCTAGATGGAATGAATAgaatgtatttttgttgttgttgttttagtttaaGGCATTGTGATACATTCACACCCTCAGATGACTGTCAATAGAGAAAATGACTCTTGGAgttcaaaagaaggaaataatagatGTACATTCCTACAATAAAAGTATGATAATGAATTTGACTTTCTGTTCCATTTGTGATCTATAATTatataagaaaatgtatatattagGAAGTTATCATTGGAAccccagggctgctgctgcttcactgATGGAGTAGGCCTGATGCAAGAGACTTTGTGTCAGTTGATGAAAAGCAGCCTTCCAGCTATTTTCTCAAATACAATACCTTAGGATGAGAGGACCAGAAACAAAGGCTGAAAAGGAGGGTACAGGTGGTGTAACTGTGGAAAGGATACAGGGAATTTAGACAGTGCATGCCTCTTGATAGACACCACCCTTTTTTGAATGCCCAAAGGTGTGTTTGTACCACACTAGCGAGCAACATGGACGAAACATCTGATTCTCAGAAGATTTTTAACTTTAGCCCTAGTCAGTAAAACTCTACTTATCAGCTTTGTTTTGTCACCATTTCTCATTTTTACTTATCTGCTGAATTCTGAGAAAGTCACAGACATTGATATGCAGAAAAAGGGAATGGCAGAAACATTGTAAGAATGGATGAAATCTTGGTTCCTTGTTGTCTGAAATTAATAACTGGACGGTGTGGCTAGGGTGTTGAATAACTTGAATATGGGATGAAGTGCTGTCGGATTAGTTGTTCTATAGACCACAGTGTATGTGCAATCTTTCTAAAGTGGTGCTATGAAGACCACAGTTGAAGATTTTCATTGGAGAAATCTAGATACATTTCATACTTGCATCCTAACATGTTTTTAGAAAGTTTGAAACATTATGATATCTAGGAGTAGTGCAAAACTACAGCACTTACATCATCTATCCTTGTATCATGAAACTTTTCTCAGagtggttttatttaaaaacaaagctgtacatttccatcttatttcttctgattaatattaatatcttgatattttaaaaaataacttgttCATCTTTACTTTGATTCTAAAGTAATTTGTCAGCCATCTTGCTTGCTTTCTAAAACCTGATCATTtgtaaaaattacaaagaaacaaTGCAATgctatattcttttttatattacatgGACACAAGAAATTGATAAACATTCTCTTCCAAACTGACATTTCTAaggaatcatattttattttataaaaagaaatctagtagATTAAACTTTTCAAAGCTCTGAAGATGTGGTTCATTCATCAAGGACCATCTCAGCAGCAGATGTCATGGCTTTATACTTagcatttgttgttttttgatgACTCGGCGCCTCAGAATCTTAAGATAACGGTTAACCTTTTGTATATCCTTGTATAGGCAGTAGAAGAGTGTATGAAATGCAGAAAGGTGAGTGTCTTTATTGGAAGACCTCAATTGTTTTAGTTCTGGCCAGTCAGggtaattattttcttcaattccAGGCTGAACCTAAACATCAAAAGGACAAGTATTATATGTACTTCATTGGTATAATTGGTCCTTAttcctttcgtgtgtgtgtgtgtgtgtgtgtgtgtgtgtgtgtgtgtgtgtgtgaacttatatacatgtatgtgctgtAGTCAAATAAGGAATACGCATGCAGGGTTACAAAACTGGAGAACCATCAAATTGCTATGTGACACTAGATATGGATTTAACCAAAGGACATTGGAGGGAATGGAGCAGTTTTTTAACTTTGCGGACTTTAACATGTCCTCAGTACTTTCCTGGGTCTGTCCTCCATACCTTTATAGGTTCTAGTAGAGTGTCCTAATCTCTTTTGTCTTTCAACTAAATATATTctccatattttatattttcctaaacCTTAGACATGATGAATATTTCCTTTAATGAATTAAGGTGCAAGAGACACAAGCATGACTATCTTAATGTCTTCTGCGTTATGCAGATGTATCCATTCTATCCAGGACAGCTTCTGCCCAAATTGCTATGAAGAGCAGCTATTTTCTATTGAGATTACTTGTGTGTCTTATTCTCAGTAAAGAATTTTATGAGTGGttggttttatatgtgatttccTTACTGGAAAGATTGTGAACATATTGGTTACTCTtgaaaattaagtttttaaaaattaatttctttttcacaCATGACATGATCAAAGAAATgtgaagagatggctcacccTGCTGAGCAAAACTTTTGCTCCCTCCAGAATTGCTTCACATCCATACTTAACCTCTACAGCTCTTGCCAGCATACCATCATAGGACCCTAAATGAGTCAACACTGCAGGTGTCAGAAGTTTCA of Peromyscus leucopus breed LL Stock chromosome 5, UCI_PerLeu_2.1, whole genome shotgun sequence contains these proteins:
- the LOC114702105 gene encoding prolactin-3C1-like isoform X1 — encoded protein: MQLSLTQPCCLGMSLLLLISSLLPWEHVISTPDDQMFNEELYNKLISISHRTHIVARKMYKNLDVKLSKGRWFKNSGNNTCRTASIPTTKKTEVLLKVVINVSNAWKYPLKLLTPAVLTHLGSYDGMLARAVEVKYGCEAILEGAKVLLSRVQPGIEENNYPDWPELKQLRSSNKDTHLSAFHTLFYCLYKDIQKVNRYLKILRRRVIKKQQMLSIKP
- the LOC114702105 gene encoding prolactin-3C1-like isoform X2, whose protein sequence is MQLSLTQPCCWMSLLLLISSLLPWEHVISTPDDQMFNEELYNKLISISHRTHIVARKMYKNLDVKLSKGRWFKNSGNNTCRTASIPTTKKTEVLLKVVINVSNAWKYPLKLLTPAVLTHLGSYDGMLARAVEVKYGCEAILEGAKVLLSRVQPGIEENNYPDWPELKQLRSSNKDTHLSAFHTLFYCLYKDIQKVNRYLKILRRRVIKKQQMLSIKP